Sequence from the Pelodiscus sinensis isolate JC-2024 chromosome 30, ASM4963464v1, whole genome shotgun sequence genome:
TCAGGAAGACTCTGGCTGCCCCCCTCAGTGCACGAGTGTAGACTTAGCTGAACAAGAGTTCCCAGGACAAAGCTGGGGCCACACAGCTCCAGTGATCCTGGGACGCACAAAGGAAGATTTCTGAGTAGGAGAGAGGCGGTTTGACCTCTGGTGCCAGCACCGGTTGAATACTCTGCCCGAGTCTCGCATGCACAACTCAAGCCAGGGGCTGATTGCTTGGGGAGGACACACACAGCAGCCAGGAGAATCCTGGCAGTTTATGTCCTGCCTTATAATGATGGATAGAAAGAGTTTGACCTCGACAGATCTGTGCTATGAGGCTGAGACTTTCAGAAACCTCTGCAAAGTTTGTGTCTCCAGTTCCGATTCATTCTGATGCAAACTGAGTGCGCCTGTCCCTCGGGCGGCATTGAAAATGTCAGCCTGACAGCGAGGCAGACAGCTCGGGATTGTAGAAGCATTTCTATGGCAGATAGAGCTCCACAGAGATACATTGGGCTGTGTGAGGATGGGTGAAGGGAGAGTCATTGAGGGGCCATGCCGATGTATTTATAGGTGGGTTTTCAAACAGACTCACATGCTACTCCTGCATCTGCTGCACATCAACGTGCAGGTGTCTGACCCCCCTCGCAGTTTTCTCAGAGCCGCTTTCACCTCCTTGTTGCGCAGCGTGTAGATGGCCGGGTTCACCATGGGCGTGATCAAGTTGCCAAAAATGTTCACAGGGGTCACCAGCACTTTGCTCAGCTGTGGCTGAGTGTAGATCAAAGCGCAGGGCCCGAAGAACATGGTCACCACCACCAGATGGGAGGCGCAAGTGGAGGTCGCTTTGCGCCGCCCTTCACCCGCGTTCATCTTCAGGATGCAGAAGACGATCCTGACGTAGGAGGCGAGGATGAGGACGAAGCAGGTCATGGGCACCACCCCAGTGTTGGTGAAGACCACGGTCTCCAAGATGTACGTGTCCCCACAGGCCAGCTTGGCCACGGTGAAGATGTCACAAAAGAAATAGTCTATCACGTTGGACCCACAGTAGGGCAGCGTGAAGGTCAGGGTGGTGACGATGGTGGCGTGGAAGGAGCTGGCGATCCAGCTGCCGGCGGCTAGGAGGGCACACACCTTGCGGTTCATGATGAGCAGGTAGCGcagcgggtggcagatggccacgtaccggTCAAAGGCCATGACGGTGTACAGCAGACACTCCGTGCTACCCAGGAAGTGAGCAGTGAAGACCTGGGACATGCACCCGCCCAGCGAGATGACCTTATCCTGGAACCAGAGGCTGGCCAGCAATTTGGGGACGCTGAGGGAAGAGATGCCAATGTCCAGCACGGCGAGGTTgcagaggaagaagtacatgggggtgtgcaggcgggggtcaACGAGGACGGCTGAGAAGATGAGCAGGTTGCCCAGCAGAGTGCAGAGGTAGAAGGCTAAGAAGGTGAAGAAGAGGACGGTCTCGAAGCCCTCAGTGTTGGGGATCCCTAAGAGGATGAAATGAGTCACCTGGGTGCGGTTGTCCAGTCCCATTTAGGCCTCTTTCCTGGGGCAAAGGGAGAGAAATACAGCCAGTGAGTTACCGACCAAAAAGGCCCGTCACCCTCTAGCTACAATATTCCCCTTCCATCCACGGCCTGCAGGACTCGATTTCCTTGACCTTGTAATGCCAGTTGGGGGCAGGGCCTCCCTGTGCAGGCACTGAGCGGGGTGAGAGAACGTGCCTGCCATGGATATCGGAGAGTCAAGTGAGACCAGACAAAACGGACCATCCGATTGTATTAGAATCTcttctggctgctctgtgcaAGATTCTTCGTCTTTCTCCTTGGGCAGTTACAATTTCTCCAGTCATGTTCTCTCTAAGCCTGTTCCCTACAGTATCTTGCAGTGTGTGGCTAACATTTGGGGAGCggttttctctccttcccctttcttatcatagaatcacagggctggaagagacctcaggaggtcatggagtccggccccctgccatGAGCAGGACCACTCCCAACTAGTGCCCGAGGCACTTTGAAGTGCATTttcacagcaccctaaactcaaaataagatgcgcaaATCACTTATTTTGTAATGTGGTGCATCAAGGCATCtaggcagtgccaaatttcgaaataatgccctattgtgagacatcccttaacccttaaaGTTACAGGGAAGCCAAAATAACGCACCAAAATTTGAAACTAATAGGAGGCTTGTTAAGACACGGAGTAGCTATTAAGGGATACCTGTGGTTCAGGGGTAAAAATCACTTTGTCAAACACGTGGAGTAcggtacaaataaatgatggtcacataaacaccagcCTATACTGACCGCTCTtcttatctacatgcctctagcttccatccatgGCACAGggcatgatccattgtctacagccaagccctaaagtACAACCGCATCTTCTCCAGTCCAATCCCTTTGACAGAGATAAACACCCACAGGGGCTCCCTACATTCACTGAAGcggtttttacccacaaatgcttattcccaaataaatcggCCCGTCTTTCCGgggccacaggacttctcctttttgcagacacagaccaACAGAGCTGCTtgctctctggaccctctctgcTCAGGGTTGGCCCTAGTGAGAAGCGGAGGGACTGTACAGGGCAAGGTCTAGTGGGTAGAAGCAGAGCGGCTGCGAGGAGTAGGTGCTAatgagcaaggggaggggggaggaacatGCAAGGCGATGAATGTGGGGAAGACTTGCCCCAGGGCGGAGGAAGATGGGAGTCTTTGGGGGGGGGCTATTTTGAGGTTAGAGGGAGCAGGAATAGGGGGCAGCCCCAGCGGCTGGATCCAGAGCTGCTGAGAGAGACGCTAACTTGATGTGGTTCCCATCATACACAGCGTTCCCAATTTGGTTCAGCATGTCTCAGCCGCCCCCACCtccaacagcgccccccccccctcctccagcttcGCCGTGATCAGCAGGCTGGGCTGCGCAGCCGTGACCACAGAGGGGATTTTTACACTGTAATCGGAGGGGCGATGGTGAAGcgggagccagggctgcaaggcGGGTTATGACAGACGGCGAGAGATCAGTGACACAGAGACGCAGCCCAGAGGCAGGCGCTGCACTgatgggccagggggctgggcggATCGGTCTCTGCAGGACACCCCTGGCTGACGAGACCGGGGGGCGGCGGGGCCAGGccagagacaggcagagaccGAGGGGCAGCGCGAGCGGATCGGTACCAAAGCAGGCGCCTATCACTGGCTGCATGGGCAGAGGCGGCTCCAGCTGACTGGGATTCTTCCCTTCTGCCCCGGCCGGGACTCCCGTGGCCCATCCAgcgtcctccccagcccggcccagcggcTCAGCCAGGGCGCCCGAGACCCACCCGGGAGTCGTAATCTGCTGACAACGTGACTAGAGCAGCCCGCGCTGCTGCCGAGCCCGCAGCTTCCTACCGCTTCCCGCAGCCTCCCGGCTCGCCTGGGCCTTAAATCCCCTTCGGGCCCCGGGAGACCAGCCCTGAATCCCCAGCGGGCTCCAGGGTGAGCCCTCGGCAGTCACCAATTAATGGAGATTCGGCCTCGTTTTGGAGACGCCCAGAGACCACCTGGGCCAGGTCCTCAGACCGGTAATTACCGGCAGGGCCCTGGAGCCGGCAGGGCCCGATCCCCAGCTGCACTGGGCCCGCATTCTGCTCTCGCCCCCCTGGCCTGACACCTGGGGACTCCGCTGGATTCACTGTGGCTGTTCCCCCCGCCTCcgc
This genomic interval carries:
- the LOC142821361 gene encoding olfactory receptor 10D3-like, with the translated sequence MGLDNRTQVTHFILLGIPNTEGFETVLFFTFLAFYLCTLLGNLLIFSAVLVDPRLHTPMYFFLCNLAVLDIGISSLSVPKLLASLWFQDKVISLGGCMSQVFTAHFLGSTECLLYTVMAFDRYVAICHPLRYLLIMNRKVCALLAAGSWIASSFHATIVTTLTFTLPYCGSNVIDYFFCDIFTVAKLACGDTYILETVVFTNTGVVPMTCFVLILASYVRIVFCILKMNAGEGRRKATSTCASHLVVVTMFFGPCALIYTQPQLSKVLVTPVNIFGNLITPMVNPAIYTLRNKEVKAALRKLRGGSDTCTLMCSRCRSSM